Sequence from the Miscanthus floridulus cultivar M001 chromosome 16, ASM1932011v1, whole genome shotgun sequence genome:
ccacttagtaaggagttactataatctcgtaaattaacatagtaattatcgtaactcaaagtggctacagaataagttattttgtagccagctacaggatagtagttctatatatatatatatatatatatatatatatatatatatatatatggagaagaACTCCCTACCtccacatcaactagcaatatggtactaattgacgttgcaccttACTCATGGACTTAAACAATAAAGCCCATTAAGGAACATATAtattgggcctttgagatttattagaattTCTTCATATGAATTTAGAGAATTTTATCCATATAAATTCTAACAATAGGACCCAAATACTCAGTTTGAGACACTACTATAGATATAATTTCTAGAGATGGCTTATTTTTTTAAGAAAGACAGTCGAATCAATAGCCGTCTCTAAAAATCATTCCCAAAACAAGTCTTTCTGTGAGGGCGGCTCCTATTTTCAACCATCTTTACAAATGTCCCTATCTTTAAAGACGGCTCTAGATGTAGCCGCCTTGGCAAATGGATTTCTAAAGGGGGCTCGTTGCCTCTAAAAATGATTTGTAGAAGTGGCTGGATTTAGAGCTGTCTCTAAAATACGTACAACATagtaaattttgattttttttttcaaatgaccttgaaCGGAGAAATGCCCAAAACctaaattgtagatcttgaagagctatacaactttatagtttacaacttttttatttaaaaacatCTATCTAACAAAAATTATGTctgaatttctcacatttgaaatcatctatccaagaaaaattatatttgaaatcataaatgttagtactttttttatataattttgataAAATTTTAAAACGTTTGACTCCTAAAAGTTAGAATTATACAAACTTGCCAAAACGTTTATTGGACAGAGTCCGCTGAATTGATAGGGCAATGGCCAAAAAAATATATGCCAAATCTTTTGAGGACTAAACCAAACAGTTGCCATGTATTTCTTTCGGttcaaattataaaacatttttagtttttctagatatatattgTTTTACGATATATCTAGACATACACACTGTTTGGTTAGGTCCACGGTTTGAATCATATCTCCCACCGATAACATCTGCAGCTTTAAATCATTTACGTTTGCATTACCAACAGTAGAACTAAACAACTCGTGCTATATATCAAAATGtatagcaaaaactatatattaaaaaaattctaaaacgtcttataatttagaatgagtggagtatataaaattataaatCATCGCGTGACAGCAAACCATGTCCCCGTGTGAGATTGTGTGACAGCATGGGCCCAGAGGTCAGAGGAACGGCGACAAGAGCAAGTGCGGCCGCAACTAATCCAATCCGAAACAGTCGGGCCTCGGCCTGGGTTCGGCAGACGGCAGGCAGGAGGGGTACGACGACCCACCCGGTGAGTTTGACCCCTCGCCCGTTCGTCGGTCAAGGGATGACCAACCGcgcagcagcaggagcagcccTGCGGCGCCGTATATATAGCCGCCCACGCGCGGTGGCGGAGGCGgtatgagccgagccgaggaagAGGTCGCAGAGGGAGCAATGGCGGATTCTAGCAGGTCAGGGTCCGTGTCGGTGGACGTCGAGCGGATCTCCTTCGGCGGCAAGGTCCGACGACTTGCACCTTTCGTGCTTCCCTCCAACTGGAGATACCTTTTCATCTCTTAGGATGTGAATTGTGGGCGCCGCTCTGGTGTTGTAATTGTATTTGGATTGTTTTTCTTCCTTTGGATTTTTGTTGGTTATGGTTACGGGCAGGCTTGGGCATAATTGAACTGTGTTTGGTTTCTGATGTGCTGTCTGTAGTCCTCTCTCTTTCTGCTTAGAAATGATTGGCTTGGTGAAACTTAGTTTATAGTAATGGGGTTTTAATTTGTCCGTCACGTCGTCAAATGTTTTCACTTTTCGGTGCTTTTTGTATCCAAAGTTGTTATGCTGTTTTTGTCATCTCTATCTATCAACCACGGGTGCACAAAATTCTGCACTATTAATTTCATTTTCGTAGTTATGTACTTGTGCTTGCTATACAATGAGCATGTTGCAATTCTAATGTTTCTTCTTAAAATTGCTACCTATATTTGGTCCATATGTCCATCTGTCAACAGAAATCATCCAAATTTTGCCAAACTTTGTTCCACTTCCAAGTTGTTCTTATTTTTTTGCTTGGTGTGGACAGTGCCGCTGAAATAGCTGCTAAAAAGTGAGTGCTTTTTTGTCTTCCCCAGGAGTATCTTGTGAGGACGAGATGTGGTTCTGTAACCGTTGCCGTTTATGGAGACGAGGACAAGCCTGCGCTAATAACATACCCAGATGTAGCTCTGAATTGTAAGTGCttccaaatatatttttttaatttaatgATAACTGTTACAGTATGACTGAATTCCACAATCGGCATGCGAACATTGCTTATATCTTTCCGTTTCCTATTTGGCTTGGACAGACATGTCCTGTTTCCAAGGATTGTTCTTCTGCCCGGAAGCTGCGTCTTTGCTGCTCCACAATTTCTGCATCTACCACATCAATCCTCAGGGGCACGAGGTCAGTAATGCTGGTTCAATCTTTGCGACGCGGTGCGCTGGGTTTGTATTTTGAGTTGCTTACATGATCTTTGCTACGGTGTATGTTAAGAGTCCTACAGTTGGGAGCAGCTCCGATATCATCAGATGTGCCGGTGCCAACTGTTGATGATCTCGCTGATCAAGTCGCAGATGTGCTTGATTTCTTCAGGTATTGTACTGTCAGTTTGTGACATGACATTAGTCCTAATGCATGACTTCTTCATTCTACAATTTTTGCCCAAAAACTATTCATTCGATAACCACAGCTGTCTGATTTTAGTCGTACTTCATTCAGTTTAGGATCTGTGATGTGCCTTGGTGTCACGGCTGGTGCATATGTTCTCACTCTCTTTGCGGTATGTGCTTTTATGAGTCGGACTCCAGACTTGTGAGTTAATAGAAAAGAACTATCCTATGCTGACATAACAAGGATTTTATACTCTTTAATAGACGAAATATCGGGAGAGGGTAATAGGACTGATGCTGGTTTCCCCTCTGTGCAAAGCCCCATCATGGAGCGAGTGGCTGTATAACAAAGTAACTTCATCAATTAGTAACAATTTACCATTTTCTCTCGTGCCAAGTAATGCTAATGAATATTAATAATGACAACTCATACAACAGGTATTGTTAAATTTGCTTTATTATTACGGGACTCAAGGCCTGGTCAAGGAGTGCTTGCTTCAACGGTACTTTAGCAAGGTTGGTTCAGATCTCAATATTCTCATCTTGTTTTCTTGGGACTCATAGTTTATAGTTTTCAGTAACTGACGTGCCGATATAAGTCTGCAGAAACTGCGTGGGGATGCACAGTATCCTGAATCCGACATAGTGCAAGCCTGTAAAAGTGTTAGTCtcttatttttttttcatttaggATATTCTCTTAGTTGTATAATACGTCATAAATACCAATAGGTTTCGCACATTCCTTTAGATATCAATCGTCAAATAGTGGCTGCTTACTGTTAATTTTATATGCAGTTACTTGATGAGAAGCAGAGTGAAAATATTCGGCGGTTTCTTCAATCAATAAATGAGTATGTTGTTATTCTTTTTTTTAATGAGTTTGCTAGAGAATTCATCTCTGGAATCTTGATGCTCATATGGGTTTCCCCTCCCACCAGAAGGCATGACTTAACAAATTCATTAAGGAAGCTGAAATGCCGCACGCTAATTTTTGTCGGCGAGAACTCAGAGTTCCATGAGGATGCTATCCATATGAACACAAAACTGGACCACAGATACTGCGCACTAATTGAGGTAATATTTGGATGTACGTGATGCCATATCCAGATAGAAGCATATCTGGAACAAAAAAGTGGTTACTCAGATTACTTTCCGAGTTAACTGCAGGTGAAGGATTGTGGCTCCCTTGTGACCGAGGAGCAGCCTTATGCGATGCTGATGCCAATGGAGTACTTCCTTATGGGATATGGACTTTATAGACCGTATCAGCTAAGCAGCAGCCCTCGCAGTCCACTAAGTCCATGCTGTATATCACCTGAGCTGCTATCTCCTGAGAGTATGGGTGTGAAGCTGAAGCCGATAAAGACTCGGGTCGCTATCAATTTCTAACACTGGGAAGCAAGCCTTTTGCATCAGAATGAAAACGGACTACCTGTCTAGGAAACCCGAAGACAGCCACAATCCGGTCGCTCTAGGCACAGAAGTGGTGGTCACAACTCAGTTGTCTAACATGGCAAATGGTCATTTCTGTTGGAGATAACCTATATAATGTACATCACCCAAAAAAAAGGGCATAAGGGGACCCTGTAGTGGAGATAATCAGGATGTGTGTTTGTTCAATTAGTTTGTGTAGTCTGCTTTCAGCACAAATGTAAATCTCAAAGTAGTTTGACAGAAACAATAAGAATCCGTCTCCTGGGTTTCAAATGTTCAAAACTTTGTCATGTGTTGTGCTACTGCACCTGCTATTCCTGGATTACAAAGGAGTTGATATACATACTTATTTTGATTTACTAACTACACAAAATGCAGGTCATTATTCTCCTTGAGTGAACAGATGAACAATGTATAGCCGACAGGAAATCTTCTATGGAGTGGCCATGTATTTATATTTATACTACAGTTCGTCCAGTTTCCTTGCAACTTCAGTTATAGTTGGACCAGTACTCATCGACAAGCTTACAAAATGCAGAGTTCTTATTTTCCATCAGGATTGATGGCCTGCTGTACTCGATCATCTTGCCTGCAGATATGACAGAATTTTATTACATCAACTTGGCCATACTCCAGAAAGGCTCTCCTTTGTCAGTGAATTTGTATCTCAGCCAGAATTGTTAGGACTGCTTACCGTAGGAAAGGACCATGACCATATCACTGTCTGTGACAGTTGGAACCCTGTGTGCTATGGTGATGACTGTGCACCCTGAAAATTCTTTCTTGATGACCCTCTGCAGGATGGCGTCGGTGGCCGAGTCGATGGATGCTGTTGCCTCATCAAGGACCAAAATCTTGTTCCTTCGGAGGAGAACACGCGCAAGGCAGAAGAGCTGCCGTTGACCGGCGCTCCAGTTCTCGCCGTCATCACTCACTGAAAACATCAGGATGATTAGCAATCAGAGAGCCTTCAGTGCTATACAATACAGTTCTGACAAAATTGTAGCATCTGATTGGTTCAGAGGGCATGCTCACCTGGTGATTCAAGTAGTCCAGGAAGAGCACTGATTGTTTTCTTCAGTTGACACTTATCTAAAACCTGCAGAAGACTACTGCATTAGGATCAGGATTAACCACCGTGTGCAATAAAAGAAGTGCAATGTTGCTATATTGGTATATACTAAAATACTTGGTCCGGTAAATATTTCAGAACGTATATGTACTAATCTGCAGCTCAGATTTAGTTTTGCTGACCTCCCAGATTTCCTCGTCACAATGCAGACCTAGAGGATCCACATTACTCCTTACACTGCCTCTGAAAAGTGTTGGCTCTTGGGGAATGATGCTGAGCTTCATCCTCAGATCCTTCAGTCCAATGGTGCAAATGTCAAGATCATCAATGAGTATTCGGCCGCTGTATGGGTCGATAAGGCGGAACAgtgcactcaaaagagtcgtctTCCCACTCCCAGTTCTGCCAACAACTCCAATCTTGTTTCCTGCTGTAAATGTGCAGCTGATTCCGCGCAGAACCGTAGGCGCATTTGGCCTGTATTTGACCTGAAAAACATGATCCAGTTTGAACATCTGGGAAATTGATGAATTATTTGAAAGAAACAAAAATCTAGAGCTTTGAGTCACTTACTCTCAAATTATCCAAATCGATTCTTCCTTCAGATGGCCATGAAGGAGGAGGCCTTCTGTTAGGGATGACAGCCGGAGGCTCTTCTGGTAAATGCATAAACTGCATGATCCTCTCCACAGATATGACATAATTTTCCAGATTTGAGTAGAATCTTGTTAGGAACACTTGAGCAGAAGAAAGCGTCAATGCATATGAGAGACAGAGACCAAGGAATCCTACGAAATAAAGCAAGAGCATAATTAAATGGTTAGAAGATTCAAACCATGTGCTCAACTATCTTCCTAAATAAAATTCTCTACCTGGAGCAACAGCTCCCTCCGGTAGTGTGACAAGAAGGATGGATGACGTGATGATGACCAAGATTTGCAGTGCTTCTACACGCAAAAGCACCCACTCCAGTGCTGCATTGGTGTAGAAGAACAGTGTCGCATCTGTGTCTATGAGCTGAAGGTTTCTCTGAATAAACCTCTTTGTAGCTGCAAAGGCCCTTATGGTGGTCACTCCCAGCATCGACTCTGCCGCGAAGTTCATGACAGGCGCCTTTGTTGTTCCATTGATCCTTACTAGCTCCCTCGCTGATGCAATGTAGTATCTCTGCAACATTACCATAATTTTCATTTGTCTCACCATGCCAGAGCAAGGAATTGAGTTCAGAAATGGTGTTCACCTGAATGTATAACAGAACAATCACAACAGGAACGACCACTAGTACTACTTGCCAGGTAACCATGGTCATGATAATTATGGTTCCTGCCACTTCAATTGTGCCCGAGATGACAAAGCTCATAGTATACGGGATGTCAAAGTCTAAGATGCTAAGATCAGACGAAGCCTGCAAGAACATAGTCAGCATTTCCATTTCCTAAAATGTCAACAGGTAATAATCGATATATTCAGAATAGTTTACCCGGGTCATGATCCTTCCAGTTGGAGTGGAATCGAAGAACAGCATTGGGGCCCTGAACAATGAATCCATGAACCCTGAAAAGAACTCCCTCGATGCTTTCAGGCCAAAGTGAGCAGCAAGAAGGCTCCTAATATAGGCGAAGAGGCAGCTTGCAGCTGCCATCACTGCATAGACTCCAACCACAAGTTCGACACTAAACTGGCGGCTTTGAATTGCAATTGCAAGCCAATAAGTTGCCAGGCACTGCAGGATGACGAACGCACACTGTGCGAGTATTAGCAGGACGAGGAGAAAACGGCCCTTCGACACTGAAACATAGTCCTTATATGGTTTCAGTCCAGCTTCTCCTAGTTCCCTCTTCTCCTCTTCTGTAAGTTGGACTGACAGGAGATTAGCATCAGATATTTCCGCTTCGCTGTTCTGCGGTATCATCCGTATTTGGTTCTGAAGAAATGTGCCTGGCTCTTCTGCTCCTTTGCCACGATCCTGGGAGCCTAGTATTGTTTTTGAGTCCCTGTGAGCATTGACAAGCTGTTCAAATGCTGTGCCAGACTGCAGAAGCACCTCATAGGTTCCTTCCTGAGTTATCTCCCCATTTTCCATGACCTGGGTGGAAGGATATATACGCTTAACCAGTGATAGGTAATTGTTTCAAGATAGTTAATTTATAGTGCCAAACTCACTCACCAGAATCTTGTCAACCTTGGAAAGGAACTCCACTTGATGTGTCACAAGAATCACAGTCTTGTTCTGAAGTGCTGCCATCACACAGTCCTACATACATTCAGGAGCTTCAGACATATCAATGAAATGATTAGTATGTATCTATGACAGTAATCTATCAGAGGCATTCTTACATTGAAAAGAGTAGCAGCTGTATGTGCATCAACGGCACTGAAAGGATCATCGAGAAGGTAAATGTCCGCGTCATTATAGACCGCTCTCGCGAGCTGAATCCTCTGCTTCTGTCCTCCACTCATGTTCAAGCCTCTCTGACCAATCTCGGTTAGGTCCCCATGCGGAAAGTTCTCAATGTCCTTGTCCAATGCACAACACCTTATCGCCTTCTCGTAATCCTCAGTGTTCATGGGCTTCCCAAAGAGTACATTATCGCGTACAGTGCCGCTCTGGATCCAGGACGTCTGTGAAACATAGGCAACTGAGCCAGACACTGATACCTGAAGAACAGAAACGGGGAAGGAGATTAGTTCATGTCATATGCTTGATTTGATACTTAAAGAGCATTTAATTTTGAACAAATGTGCACTACTTGACATACCGATCCGGACATTCTTGGTATCTCGCCGAGCATTGCGCACAGCAACGACGATTTCCCTGCGCCGACAGGCCCACAGACCGCAATCTTCTCACCCCGCACTGCCCTGACATTGATTTCTTTCAGAGTTGCAATGGCCTTGCTAGGCTCCCAGCTGAAGAAACCATCTTGCACGATGAGGCTCGTGTCGGAGGCTATGGATGTCCTGTCCACCGCGTCGTCCTGGAACTCATCCTCGGCAAGGAATTCGCCAATGCGATCCAGCGATATCTTGACTTGGATCATGATGGACATCACCTCTGGCAGCACCCTCATAGGCTCCGACATGACGCGCAACGTGGCGAGGATGGTGAACACGACGCTGGCATCCAGCGGAGCGCTCCGGAGCGTGGCCGTCCCCGCGAAGATGACTGCGGAGATGATCGTCGGAGACATCCAGTACAGAGCGCTGCCGTAGGCCTTCTTGATCTGCGTCTCAGCAAGCCACCGGACCTCGACGTCGCGCAACCGCTGCACCGTCTCCCTGAACCTGTCCTCCCACGACTGCAGCTTGACGATCTTCATGGCGTTGAGCACCTTCCGCCGTGGCGCGCTGCCGCTCGTCCTGCGCCTGCATGAACCGTGACTGGTACCGCTGCAGCATCCTGGCGAGCGGGACGTTGAGCACGCCGCAGACTGCGACGGGGACCAGGCCCGGCAGCGTTCCGGCGCCCACGGTCCAGAAGAGCATCGCGATGGCGAGGGCGAGCTGCAGCGGCATGCACCACACCATGTGCAGCCAGAACGGGAACTCGCCGATCCGGTACGCGTCGACGGCGATGTAGTTTGCGACCTCGCCGGCGGAGTGCCGCGTCCGCCCCTCGCTGGACAGCCTGAGCTGCTTGTCGAAAGAGGGCGGCCATGAGCGCCGAGCGCATGCGCATGCCGAGCCGCCTGGACCCGAAAGAACCAGTGCCTCTGCGACAGCGACTCGACGACCTTCGTCAAGAGCAGGACGAAGACGAGGGCGATTCCCGTGGCGAGCTCTCGCTCCCGCTGGTACGAGTAGGACACGAAGCAGTACAGGATCACCGGCGCCGCGCCGAAGGACAGTGTTCGGAGCAGCGTGTACAGCGCCGTCAGGAGGAGCTCTTTCCTGTAGCACTTGGCGAGCACCCAGAACACCAGGTTGCTTGTGCTTGTCCTCCCCGCGGCCGTCTGCCTCCGCCGGAGCCATTCCTCCAGAAACGTCCGGCGCGCCTCCGCCGCGGCGTCGTCGGCGTCCAGCGGCGGGATGTCGCCGAGGTCGAGCGGCTTAGAGTACCCGAGCCAGAGCAACGGGTCCACCCACGTGAACGTCAGGCGGCTCAAGTACCCGGCATCCCCGAACGCCGCCTTTCTCTGCTCCCCGCCTCCCGCCGTCAGCAACGGCTGGgtctcctcctctccaccatcgcTGCGGAAGGAGAGATTTCTGCAAACACTTACTGCGCACAAAAGAAGCATCGAGCTGACAACCCACGACGCGATGTCAAGCACGCCCATCGAGCTGCCCCTGACGATCTTCTCCACGCTGTACGTTGTGGCCATAGCCGCAAGCACTGCCCACCACGACATGGCCACGGCCCGGGAGAACCTGGTCGGTCGAACCACCAAAGAAACCGAGACGACAATCCAAACCAACCCCCTGACGAAGAGCTCTGCCCTGGAAgacgaagaggaagaggaagaagagcccCATGCCCCGGAGCAGATGCACGCAATGCCAAGAACGGCGCAGCAGAGAGAAGTAAGAGAGCACAGCGACGGCAGGTCCCTTGTGCGAACCCTGAATCTCTTCGCGCAAGCAGAGACCACCAAGCTCAGGATGTAAATAGCGAGGAAAATGAGATCGATAAGATCGATGAGGCTCCTGTGGAAGCACAGAGATTCCATGTCGACTCCGAGTCCGAGATGATCTCCGTCGCAGGTTGATGCGAGCATTCGGCTGGGCACTGGGACCACAAAGAGGAGTAGGTTAGGCGAGAGGACATTAACAAACAGACGACGAATTGAGAAAGAAAAATCACGCACTTTCCATGAAAAGAAATCTGGCAATGCAATGGTTTCAGTACGGATATAGTAACTTTATTGCTCCTTTGCATCTGCTGCAGAAGAGGAAGATCAGTTCCGTGAAGAGTTGGAGGCGGAAGGATAGCTTTGGATACTACCTACCTTGTAAGATCAACGGACGAGGAGCCATTGCATTCCTTGTTTGATTTCTCCACTGTCAAGCTGCTTGGAACCTACTAGGACAGGGAAGAAATGATGAACATGTCGACTGCCACCTAAAGCCTGGCCACAAGTACACGGGTACTCCTACCGTCCACGGGGGCAGCTATCATCGTTGGTCTCAGAAAACAAAATACAGTACAGTACTGTCAATCTTCCAACGCAAAGGCAGGCCGCTGCTCCCACCAAACGTCATTTTTCTGATCTTTATTGCCGAGGGAGATGCATGTTGTTCTGACAAACATGTGAGCAAGCCTATACTTTTCTTTGCTGCAATGTGCGCTTGGATGAGAGCTTACGCTTGTGTCACCCATTTGCTTATGCTAAGCCTGCAAAACCACCACACAAGCTGATTTGGGTCAAAAAAGATGGTGTACGGTTTCATTGGTGAGATTTCTTTAAGTttggtttatagaaaatattagcaacatgtatatcttcaaataagtttttttcataaaaatatatatcCAACAATGgatctaataatattaattattcaccataaatattaatattctcttACATATATTTGGTCAAGGTTCAAACTATTTGACTTTTTGGAAAGTGAGAATTACTCTTTGGGTGTGTTTGGAGAAATAAGGTGGTCTATCTTCTACAAACTCCTCACCTTTTTGTTTAGTTTGTTGAATGAAATGGATTCATCCATCACCACCTCATTCTTCGTAAGCTAATAATTAATATATGTACGAGGAATTGGTTGATTCCACCAAAATTTATAGGAGGAACTCATGATGCACCACCTCGTGAAGCATGAGATAATTGCACAAACCAAACACCATTCGTAGACGGAGGGAGTGGCCCCCTTCACCAAGACATTAATAATGTTTTACCACTTCATCCTCAAACAGACCTCTTAGCTGTACCAACTCAGAAATCATGATAGTTTCTGTGACCATTAACTAGCGTGCTAAGATCTCTTAGCAGTACCAACTCAAAAACCATGATAGTTTCTGTGATCATTAACTACAGTCATAACTACTTAAATTGGGGATAGGATGAGTAATCCCCTTATATTGCATTTTTATGTGAACCTATATTGCATTTTTTTAGGTTTGTGGCTGGGGCTTGCGGTGGTATCTCTCTCACCCTTTCTCTTCTCTCAGTATCTCTCTCACCCTCTCTCTCGCAGGCAGTCAGATCCGATGGTGATGGCCACAACGGGCTCGACGCGCGGCGGTCCAAATCTTAGCAGTGGCGGCGGCGTGCGGGCGGATCTGGCGAGGAGTGCCATCAGGGCAGGGCTAACAAAAAAAGTGTAGCAAGGATACATGATTACTTGCATTCAGACATGTAGGGGATAGCCTCCAAGGAGAAGAAAtctcacacccaattttaaggataaaattgaatgcataatcTTATATAtgcacccagagatcagtcacacacataagccgacaaattacaaAATGTACCATCAtaggtgtttattacatcacgaataatatcaTCACATAGTCTTTGCATAATAAACATAGGGGAAAATAAAGATAACTTTCGCAGTAGCTccatcacagggacgtcaactggttgactacAAGTAtagtagtcctcaggaaactcATCATAACCATtgccatctattacccatccgttgagtaccatccttcttatcaacaaagatcacaggtgccccccatggagatgagctggggcgtatgaaacctttctcctacaGCTCCttcaattgtttcttaagttcctctaattcttATTTACCCCCATTATATATGGCCTCTTAGcaataggtgcagttctaggtaaaagctcaataataaactcaatgtcgtGATCGCGTGGCATATATACctagcaaatcatcggggaacacattcGGGAACTCATCCACAACTGGGTTTTCTTGCATAGAGCACATCCAAAGTCTTGATGGGATAGGGGAAACTCTTATGTCGATCTTTATAATGCCTCCAATGAACCTCCGATAGAATCTTATTATTCCAAAGGAACTATGAGTCACTCTTATGTCAAGATTACAATGCCTCCAATGAACCTATGATAGTATCTTGCCGTTTCCATGAAACTCTAAGTCTCACATACATTCTTGGTGGGTTCCAACTCAACGCATCTTTATCTTTCTTGAGTCCACCATAATTCCATCATTAGAGATAACCTATCCAAGAATCAAAGCATATTATCATGCTTGGTGTAACAGTGAGATTTTCTTAGTCTCCATAGCACCAATTGTAAATGTCCAATATCTCCTTCCTATGTTAACAATGCTAACTTGTATTGGGTATGTCGAATATTGAACACCCAACTGACGATAGCTCGATCCAAAGATCATTTTTGACGAACACTTGAGTTCCTTGTAGAAACCCAATAAGTTACCAACCCTGAGCAAAGATACGTGCACTTGATAGTGACTTCTCAGCCATGGATATAGCTGATGCTTCCAAGTGAAGAACTACAAACCTTCTTTACTTTGGCTAACCCCTTAAGAAGAATTAAACTAGAGGACACCAAAGTAACTTGCATCCCCTTCTAGGTAGGTTGACTATCATAAAGACCTTCTTATATCCTAGAGAACTCATGTGCATAAATAAGAACATGTATGCTGGAATTTCTCGCGAACAGAAAGCAGCATTGCGATAAAACAACTATAATTCTTTCtctattaatccaatgaagttgtagtttATACCGTTGGAAAACTTATCAAATTCCTTACAACTTTTGTGTTGAACACTTTTCTAGATTCTGTAGTTAAGGTAGTCGAatacagtgcacaacagaaactgtttcAGGTTTCAGACAGCACGGATGCATCATCTTATGATTTTCGTAACTCTCAAACCAGGTCAGCTATGAAGGTGCTTCTTGCGGTCACAGAAAGATATTAACGTCTACTCATGCATCATTTATGGTCGTCCAAAAACAGAGATATAGGCCTAAGAAGACAGATTGCTCCAAAGATACAGGATAGAGAAAACAAAagaaaccaaaaccaaactatttatttcattaatccttataccttagacatataaactaaatgaaattgtggataAACCCCACAagatcattgcactcattacaaaatcCAACTTAAGCATAAACATAAGCACAAAGCAACTAAGCACTAAAAGTTCACAAGCCACACATTAAGACCAACTGACTCAACTCAATTTCACTACTAACGGTttt
This genomic interval carries:
- the LOC136514384 gene encoding protein NDL1-like yields the protein MSRAEEEVAEGAMADSSRSGSVSVDVERISFGGKEYLVRTRCGSVTVAVYGDEDKPALITYPDVALNYMSCFQGLFFCPEAASLLLHNFCIYHINPQGHELGAAPISSDVPVPTVDDLADQVADVLDFFSLGSVMCLGVTAGAYVLTLFATKYRERVIGLMLVSPLCKAPSWSEWLYNKVLLNLLYYYGTQGLVKECLLQRYFSKKLRGDAQYPESDIVQACKSLLDEKQSENIRRFLQSINERHDLTNSLRKLKCRTLIFVGENSEFHEDAIHMNTKLDHRYCALIEVKDCGSLVTEEQPYAMLMPMEYFLMGYGLYRPYQLSSSPRSPLSPCCISPELLSPESMGVKLKPIKTRVAINF